In Lotus japonicus ecotype B-129 chromosome 5, LjGifu_v1.2, one genomic interval encodes:
- the LOC130717403 gene encoding uncharacterized protein LOC130717403, which produces MSLLQEQQPEVVALAQTLIYQIWEVRNRVVFRHGRMVVSEVLDRVKGMVTTCPTRVREGAPTSMAVWRRPPERVVKLNFDASFRDGKVAGLGMIARNHQGDIMAAATSYPVPIFSSLLAEACGLRWTMQLATELGFRRVCLETDCLQLFQWWQKEAVGRSYLDNIIRDCRSYVSFFDLFSLSFVRRSGNAVADFLARNASTYADCVWVEEAPDAVIGLINLDVIASRPSGP; this is translated from the coding sequence ATGTCGCTCCTGCAGGAGCAGCAACCCGAGGTGGTAGCGTTGGCTCAGACGTTGATATATCAGATTTGGGAGGTGAGGAACAGGGTTGTGTTTCGTCATGGCAGGATGGTGGTTTCAGAGGTTCTTGACCGCGTCAAGGGGATGGTAACAACATGTCCTACCAGAGTCCGTGAGGGGGCACCGACGAGTATGGCTGTGTGGCGGAGACCTCCAGAGCGAGTTGTCAAGCTGAATTTTGATGCTTCTTTTAGGGACGGCAAGGTGGCTGGCTTGGGTATGATAGCACGTAACCATCAGGGGGACATCATGGCAGCAGCTACCTCCTATCCGGTGCCCATTTTTTCATCTCTTTTGGCGGAGGCGTGTGGATTGAGGTGGACGATGCAGTTGGCGACTGAGCTTGGCTTTAGGCGAGTTTGTTTAGAGACAGATTGTCTCCAGTTATTCCAGTGGTGGCAGAAGGAGGCCGTGGGTCGATCCTATTTAGATAATATTATTAGAGATTGTCGTTCTTATGTTTcgttttttgatttattttcattGTCTTTTGTTAGACGTTCTGGTAACGCAGTAGCAGACTTTTTGGCCAGGAATGCTTCTACCTATGCGGATTGTGTATGGGTGGAAGAAGCCCCTGATGCCGTTATTGGCTTGATAAACTTGGATGTAATTGCTTCAAGGCCGTCTGGCCCTTAA